AGACCAAGACTCTGGAGATAAATAGTCCCTACGGAGGTTAAAAAGAGGACATAGGCGATCGCCTGGGCAAGATAAATTTTTTGGCGATAACCCAGAAGAGATTTTAAGAGGATCCCTGGAAATTGCTTATCTGGTAAAGTTTCCGACCAATCCCATAGCTGCACACCGAGGACGCAAGCAGGGCCGGGGGAAATGCAGAGGGCTTGATATTGGGGCTGTACCTGCACAAAAAGGGCGATCGCCTGGTCAATATGCTTGAGAACACCGACCACCAAGCCGGCAATAATCAACAGCAAGAAAATCCCCATCACCTGGAAAAAGAGCTTGACATTGATCCGCGCCCCCAAGGCAAATAGAAAAATCCCTAATATGGTCGCAACCAACAGCCCGGCGATCGCCCCGGCCCCTGGTAATACCCAGCCCGACTGAAACTGGGCCACCATAAAGATCACCGTTTCAAATCCTTCCCGCAGAACCGCGATAAAAATCAGAGAAAATACTGCCCATTCAACCCCTTCGGTCTTCTGCAATGCCCCCTGTAAAGCACCTTCGATCTCGGCTTTGAGTGATTTGGCTTGGCGTGTCATCCAGATCAGCATCCAACTCAACATGGCGATCGCCACTACCCCAAAACTCCCTTCCAGAACTTGTTTCACGATGGGCGTATAGATTCCATCTCCTGTGGTGAGCCCCAGGAGCAAGCCCCAGATCCCCCAACCCACCAAAACACTCGCCCCCAAGCCCGCAACAATTCCCCCATAGACCCATTTCTGCAGAGACATTTGCTCTGTTTTGGCGAGGCAAGCCAGAACAATGCCCACCACAAGAGCCGCCTCAAAACCTTCCCGTAACGTGATGACAAAGGCTGGTAACGCCGCGCTGATGTCCATGAATTCCCCAATTATTTACTTAAATGTGTTGAGTGGCCGGAATAGACTCTCTGTTTTTTTGTTGATGGTAAAGGATTTTTTGCCGCTGGGGGCGATCGCCAAAATTTTGGCCGACCCGACTGGGATCACTGCAAAAATGATCGCCATTTCTGCCATAAATTACCGACGGACTTGAATTAACGTCTTTTTGCTTGACTGTTTGGTCAAAAATATTTTGTTACTTATGCCAAAAATACATTGTTTAGAGAGTCTTTTGGATTTTTAGGCTGTGATAAAAGTCACATTGTTCATAAATTCATATTATTCACAACTTTCTAGTGATCGCACCAGGAAAGAAAGGAATACAGATAAACTGTTGGGTAGTCGCCTTAGTGTGTGGCAGAGCATTGTCTTTTTCCCGGGTCTTTTCTACCGATCGCACAGTACCATATGACTAACCTCACACTCCTAAAGCTCTCCATTTGGCTGAGTTACAAGCATGGAACTCCCCTGGATGGACTGCGCCAAGAGCTGCTGTTGCGAGCGTTAGAAGGGCATAAGCTCAAAGATATTCAAGTAGATGGTTATTCCCCCAGTTACATCAAACGGGTTATCGCCCCAGATCTTTGGAAGCGCATCGGGCGCTACTGCAATCAACGGGTGGGCATTCGTTCCCTATCCCTGGCCTTAACCACGAAGTATGAGCAGCTCTCAGAAGCAGAAAAAGCAGCAGTAGAAAAGATTTTGCCCAACGGCATGGTAGCAGCAGATAAGTGTCAAGCCCTTACCCCAGGTGCATTGCGTTACCGAGGTATCCCCAAAAATAAGCATGCTTTTTATAATCAAGAATCTTTAGCCTTGACCTTGACCCAGTGGTTGCAGCAGGGGGAGAAGTCCTTAATTTTTGTTTTGGGTGGTGGCGGGATCGGGAAAACAACCCTCGTGAGTGAGGTCCTGCGAAGTCACCCGATTCTTTCCCCCAAGACCCTCTGGTGTAACATCAGTGAGCGATTGACCTTCGCAGATAATTTCGCCTTGATCCAACAGCAATGGCAATTGGGTGATGGTAATGCCGGGGCGATCGCCCAACTTCAGACCTATCTAAAGAAACAATCACAGATCTTAGTTTTTGATCATTGGGAATTGTTGTTTGCCAGGGCTTGTTTGTCGGGCAACTACCAGCCACAACATGAAATTTATTTAGAATTTCTTGAGGCGATCGCCAAAGAACCCATGGCCGGTACGGTGGTCGTTATTTCTCGAGAACATTCCCCTTCCCTAGAGGCGCTCGCAGCAGAAAACCCCAGGGTCGCATCCCTAATTGTGAGCGGCCTAAGCAACCTTTTCGCCCAACAAATTCTCCAGGAATATCAACTGCAAGATGCAGAGCTTTGGGCTGATTTTGTTGAAACTTACCGGGGCAATCCCCTCAAGTTACGCCTCATCGCGTCCGGTATTCAGGAGTGGTATGGCGGCTCCATCGCGCAATTCCAAAATCAAGAGACAGTGATCGGTGGTAATACCCTCCGGGATATTCTCTACAATTTGACTTGCCATATCTCGAACTCAGAACAGGAAGTGTTGTATTGGCTGATGCTTTGGGGCAAATCGATCACCCTTGAGCAGCTCCAGTCGAATTATCATCTAGAAATGCCCTTCGCCAGTGAGGTGTGGGATGCGGTGCGTTCCCTTGATCGACGCTTTCTCCTCGAAAAAAAAGACAATCAACGCCCTCACTTTGGCCTCCAACCTTCGATCCAGCGTTTCCTTGTTCAGGAATTCACCCGGGAATGTTGCCGGGAAATCACCCAGGCGATCGCCAATTTTCCCACCCTTAAATTTGAATATCTCAAACATTATCCCCTCATTCCCCAAGGAGCAGACCCGAATATTATTACCTCCCCTGTGATTTGCCCAATCCTCAAAGGAATCGAGACCTATTACCGCGATCCCAATCAAGTTGAAGCCCATCTCAAGCACCTTGCCCAAGCCGTCGTCCCTACGATATCGCTGCGCCATGACTACAGCCAAAGTAACCTAACGCTGCTCTACGATACCTTTGTGACTTATTTTCTTTAGGGTTTGAGGACTAGGTTGTGGGGGAAAAACTTTTCGAGGAATCCTCTGAGGCGATCGCCTTTCTCTGATAGACTTTGGGGTGTTTACATAAAAAACTTAATGACTGAATTTAGATAACCAGTCATCGTCTGGAGGATAACAAGCGTGGAAAGTACCCTCGGTTTAGAAATCATTGAAGTCGTCGAACAAGCGGCGATCGCCTCCGCTAAGTGGATGGGGATGGGCGAAAAAGACACCGCTGACCAAGTGGCCGTCGAAGCAATGCGCGAACGCATGAACCAAATCCATATGCGCGGTCGCATTGTCATTGGTGAAGGGGAACGGGATGATGCCCCCATGCTCTACATCGGTGAAGAAGTGGGGATCTGTACCCGCGAAGATGCAAAAACCTACTGTAACCCCGATGAATTAATCGAAATCGACATCGCCGTTGACCCCTGTGAAGGCACAAACCTCGTAGCAAATGGTCAACCCGGCTCCATGGCAGTGCTGGCAATCTCCGAAAAAGGCGGTCTCTTCCATGCCCCCGACTACTACATGAAGAAGCTTGCTGCCCCCCCAGCCGCCAAAGGAAAAGTAGATATTCGTAAATCTGCCACCGAAAACATCAAAATTCTCTCTGAATGCCTCAGTCGCGATCCTGAAGAACTCGTGATCGTCGTGATGGATCGTCCCCGTCACAAAGATTTGATCAAAGAAATCCGGGCCACTGGTGCACGGGTACGTCTGATCAGCGACGGTGACGTTTCTGCGGCAATTTGCGCCGCGTTTGCAGGGACAAACATCCATGCCCTTATGGGGATCGGTGCTGCACCTGAAGGGGTAATTAGTGCTGCGGCAATGCGTTGTCTTGGTGGTCACTTCCAGGGTCAATTGATCTATGATCCTGCGGATGTAAACACCCCCGAAAGCGCTGGCTGGAGCCGTGAAGACAACATCGAACGCCTCAAGTCTATGGGCGTTACGGATCCTGACAAGGTCTACGAAGCGGAAGAATTGGCTTCTGGTGAGACTGTCCTCTTTGCGGCCTGTGGGATTACCCCAGGCACTCTGATGGAAGGTGTGCGCCTCTTCCATGGTGGCGCTCGCACCCAGTCTTTGGTTATTTCCAGCCAATCCATGACGGCTCGTTTTGTCGACACGATTCACATGTGGGACAACCCCCAAACAATCCAACTCTAGGGTTAGTTTGATTTAAACAAAAAGGGCGATCGCCGCAGGGAGATCGCCCTTTTTGCTGCCATGGGGCCAGGGGCGTTACGTTAAGTAAAAATAAACTTTCTTTACAAAACCTTTTGTCCCGAAATGTTCGGAGACTACATTGCATAGGAAGTTAAAAAACACCTTTAATAGAACTCTGCGCTTCCCTTGGATGTTGAAGCCCTAGAGAGAAAAACCTTTAGAGAAAACCCATGAACATCGTTGTTGTTGGCCTGAGTCACAAGACAGCCCCCGTCGAAATCCGTGAAAAACTCAGTATTCAAGAAGCGAAAATGGATGAGGCGATCGCCCACCTCAAATCCTATCCCCACGTGGAAGAGGTGACTGTAATTAGTACCTGTAATCGCCTCGAAATCTATGCCGTCGTTCAGGAAACCGAACAGGGCGTGCGGGAAATTTGCCAATTCCTCGCCGAAACCGGACAACTCCAACTCCACCGCCTCCGCCGTTACCTCTTTACCCTGCTTCACCAAGATGCCATCCGCCACTTATTGCGGGTTGCCGCGGGCCTAGAAAGTCTTGTTCTCGGAGAAGGCCAAATCCTCGCCCAGGTGAAGACCGCCCACAAACTCGGCCAACAGCACAAAGGGCTTGGACGCTTACTTGATCGCATGTTTAAACAGGCGATCACCGCTGGCAAACGGGTGCGCAGCGAAACCAATATTGGCACAGGGGCCGTATCGATCAGTTCTGCCGCCGTCGAATTGGCCCAGATGAAAGTTCAAGATCTATCCGATCAAAAAATTGCGATCATCGGCGCCGGAAAAATGTCCCGCCTCTTAGTGCAGCATCTTATTTCCAAAGGAGCCGAAGACATTACCATCGTCAACCGCTCCGAAAAAAGTGCCCAGGAGCTCGCGGCCAAGTTTCCCGAAATCGATCTGCAACTGACCCTCTCACCGAACATGTTTAAGGTGATTGAGAAGTCTGACATTGTCTTTACCAGTACCTCCGCCACAGAGCCGATTATTCGTAAAGCCGACCTAGAAAACTTAGATTTTCGGCGGGTGATGTTGATCGATATCTCCGTACCCCTCAACATTGCCGCCGACGTGGAAGATCTTGGCGGCGTAAAACTCTATAACGTTGATGCCCTCAAGGAAGTGGTGGCCCAGAACCAAGCCTCCCGCCGTAAAATGGCCGAGGAAGCCGAAGCTCTCCTAGAAGAAGAAGTAGACAATTTCATTCAGTGGTGGCAATCCTTGGAAACAGTGCCGACGATTAGTTCTCTGCGTAGCAAGATCGAAAGCATCCGTGAGCAGGAATTGGAAAAAGCCCTATCGCGCTTGGGGGCGGAGTTTGAAGAAAAGCACCAGGAAGTGATTGAAACCTTGACCCGGGGGATCGTCAATAAAATTCTCCATGATCCGATGGTGCAACTACGGGCTCAACAGGATATTGAGGCGCGGCGGGTGTGCCTGCAATCCTTGCAAATGCTCTTTAATCTTGAAACGGAAGAAGCTGTTTAGGGCTTATTTCCGTTGCATTAATTTTTATGGGAGCCAGGGTTTTCGCTAGGATATTCTCGCGGAAGCTCTGGTTTTTTCGCGTTATTTTTGCAGTTCCTGAGGTGAACAATGGTACATAGACAATGGAAAAAGGCGATCGCCTCGGCGTTGATCGTCATTATCTGTTTATTCACAACCGCCTGTGGTGGCATCGGCAGCCTCCAAGGCTATAACAACGGCACCTATGGCTACCAATTTCTCTATCCCAACGGTTGGATTCCCGTCAATGTCGGGAATAGTGACAGTGGGGTCGATGTGGTTTTTCGGGATTTGGTGGAATATTCAGAAAATCTGAGCGTGATCATTAGTGATGTGCCCGCCGACAAAAAGCTGGCAGATCTCGGCACGCCCACCGATGTCGGCTATCGATTTATGCAAGAAGCAAGCCAAAATAGCGATCGCCAACCGGAATTGATTCGAGCCGAAAGCCGTACCGAGCTCGACCAAACCTATTACACCCTGGAATACCGGGTGGCTCTTCCCGACGGGCAAATGCGCCATGACCTGGCCACCGTCGCTGTCAAACTCGGTAAACTCTATACCTTCAATCTATCTACCCGGGAAAACCGTTGGCCCCAAGTGGAAAAACTCTTTAATGGCATGGCCAAGTCTTTCAAAGTTTAGGGCAATGGCAAATTTTGTCAAAACCTTGATCCCCCGCCCGATTCCCTTGGGTACGCTGTAAAAGCAACCTTATTTTGCTCCTTCTCCCCCTTAGGTTTCTATGGAATTTGTCCTTGCCTCCGCTTCCCCGGCCCGCCGCCGCCTCCTCCAAAGCATTGGCATCAACCCTATTGTGCATGTCAGTAATTTTGATGAGTCACAAATTGACCATGCAGATCCGGCTCACTTGGTAGAAGCCCTAGCTGAGGCCAAAGCACAAACTGTGGCAAAGCATCGGCGTGATGCGGTGATTTTAGGGTGTGACTCAGTGCTCCATGTCCGGGGAGAAATCCTTGGTAAGCCTGATTCCCCGGCAGAGGCGATCGCCCGGTGGCAGGCCATGCGGGGTCATTATGGTCTGCTCTATACTGGCCATGCCCTGGTAGACCAAACCCAAGGCCAGAGCATTATCCGCCATGGGGTAACGAAGGTTCACTTTGCGGCGATCGACGATGCCACGATCACAGCCTACGTTAACAGCGGTGAACCCCTCCAATGTGCGGGTTGTTTTGCCCTCGAAGGGAAAGGAGGTTTGTTTATCGAAAAAATCGAAGGCTGCCACAGTAATGTGATCGGTTTAAGCTTGCCCCTCCTGCGGCAAATGCTGGCCCATCTCGGCTATGGTGTGGCGCAACTCTGGCCCTAAAAAGCGGCAAACATTAGCCCCATGTTACATTTGCTGGCAAATGATCAGCGCGATTCAACCGATGGGATATTCTGAGAAGAAACAAGGCGAGATACCAGATTCTTTCTGCTGGCGATCGCCCGTTGATGGGTTTGTACTGGGATCCCCAATTCAGCTGTAGATAAGCGACTAAGGAGCACTTCCACCATGTCTTTAAGTGATGAATTCAAGCAAGCCCTCCGCAGTGGCGATCTCTCCAAAGCTTTTACGATGGTGGCGAGTAAGGCAACGGTTCTCAAAATCACCACGCGGGTTGTCCGTCACTTAGACCAGGGTGACACTGATGACCCCAGTAAGAGCCTCCATACCGAGCTTGATTTGATCAACGGCACCGTCGAGAACGAAATCGGTGCAGACCTTTTAGGGACGGAACAATACCAACATCTCCAGCACTTTCACCAGCAACAGGTGAGCCAGGGCAATCGCAAAATCCAAGAAAATGTCCAAGGGCTACAGCAGCTTTTTCAGCTCTTGGTCACCCTCCAGCAATACGACCGTCTCACGAATGCAGAGGCACCTTTAGATCTCAAATTTTTAGAAATCCCGAATCAGACCCTCGCCACCCAAACGGTCAAGGTGATTGAGCCCTTCCCTGAACCTCCTCAGACACCGCAAGGGGCAGCAGCACCCTTACCGGCCGTTGCCCCCCCTGCTAATGGGCTGGAGTTGGAAGCTTGGGCACAGTCAGGTGAGCGGCGAGAAACAACAGATGCTGTGGTGGATGACCAAAATGTCTATGTGCCGACTTTGGCAGATTTTGAACCGGATCCCTTTGCCGATGATGTGACAGAAACGAGTGGGGCGATCGCCAATTTAAATGAATTGTTAGAGACGCCAGATCCTGAGGTCACGCCTGGGGCCACAGACCTAGATGCCGTTGATGATGACGCTTTATTTAAGCTACTCAAGCAAGACTGGCAGAATAATCCCGCTGTTACAAAGGTCACCTCCCTTGATGAGCCGGAGTCTGAGGCGAACTTATTGCCCTTGCCACCACTCCCAGAAGATTGGCTTGATCAAGATGATCAAGAGCTTGCCACAGAAGCAGATTCAGGGGCCGATGTCGCTCTCGGGCTCGATGATGCCCTTGGCACTGACGCTGAGGCAGTGGCTGCTGCTTTAGAAGATCTAGCCTTAGGCGATGGGGACGTAGGTGAAACGGACGATCGCCAAGGAGAATTTTTTGCTGATGATGGGGCAGTTGAGG
The nucleotide sequence above comes from [Synechococcus] sp. NIES-970. Encoded proteins:
- a CDS encoding iron permease FTR1 family protein, with translation MDISAALPAFVITLREGFEAALVVGIVLACLAKTEQMSLQKWVYGGIVAGLGASVLVGWGIWGLLLGLTTGDGIYTPIVKQVLEGSFGVVAIAMLSWMLIWMTRQAKSLKAEIEGALQGALQKTEGVEWAVFSLIFIAVLREGFETVIFMVAQFQSGWVLPGAGAIAGLLVATILGIFLFALGARINVKLFFQVMGIFLLLIIAGLVVGVLKHIDQAIALFVQVQPQYQALCISPGPACVLGVQLWDWSETLPDKQFPGILLKSLLGYRQKIYLAQAIAYVLFLTSVGTIYLQSLGLFYRPKESS
- a CDS encoding WD-repeat protein; this encodes MTNLTLLKLSIWLSYKHGTPLDGLRQELLLRALEGHKLKDIQVDGYSPSYIKRVIAPDLWKRIGRYCNQRVGIRSLSLALTTKYEQLSEAEKAAVEKILPNGMVAADKCQALTPGALRYRGIPKNKHAFYNQESLALTLTQWLQQGEKSLIFVLGGGGIGKTTLVSEVLRSHPILSPKTLWCNISERLTFADNFALIQQQWQLGDGNAGAIAQLQTYLKKQSQILVFDHWELLFARACLSGNYQPQHEIYLEFLEAIAKEPMAGTVVVISREHSPSLEALAAENPRVASLIVSGLSNLFAQQILQEYQLQDAELWADFVETYRGNPLKLRLIASGIQEWYGGSIAQFQNQETVIGGNTLRDILYNLTCHISNSEQEVLYWLMLWGKSITLEQLQSNYHLEMPFASEVWDAVRSLDRRFLLEKKDNQRPHFGLQPSIQRFLVQEFTRECCREITQAIANFPTLKFEYLKHYPLIPQGADPNIITSPVICPILKGIETYYRDPNQVEAHLKHLAQAVVPTISLRHDYSQSNLTLLYDTFVTYFL
- a CDS encoding bacterial fructose-1,6-bisphosphatase, glpX-encoded superfamily codes for the protein MESTLGLEIIEVVEQAAIASAKWMGMGEKDTADQVAVEAMRERMNQIHMRGRIVIGEGERDDAPMLYIGEEVGICTREDAKTYCNPDELIEIDIAVDPCEGTNLVANGQPGSMAVLAISEKGGLFHAPDYYMKKLAAPPAAKGKVDIRKSATENIKILSECLSRDPEELVIVVMDRPRHKDLIKEIRATGARVRLISDGDVSAAICAAFAGTNIHALMGIGAAPEGVISAAAMRCLGGHFQGQLIYDPADVNTPESAGWSREDNIERLKSMGVTDPDKVYEAEELASGETVLFAACGITPGTLMEGVRLFHGGARTQSLVISSQSMTARFVDTIHMWDNPQTIQL
- the hemA gene encoding glutamyl-tRNA reductase: MNIVVVGLSHKTAPVEIREKLSIQEAKMDEAIAHLKSYPHVEEVTVISTCNRLEIYAVVQETEQGVREICQFLAETGQLQLHRLRRYLFTLLHQDAIRHLLRVAAGLESLVLGEGQILAQVKTAHKLGQQHKGLGRLLDRMFKQAITAGKRVRSETNIGTGAVSISSAAVELAQMKVQDLSDQKIAIIGAGKMSRLLVQHLISKGAEDITIVNRSEKSAQELAAKFPEIDLQLTLSPNMFKVIEKSDIVFTSTSATEPIIRKADLENLDFRRVMLIDISVPLNIAADVEDLGGVKLYNVDALKEVVAQNQASRRKMAEEAEALLEEEVDNFIQWWQSLETVPTISSLRSKIESIREQELEKALSRLGAEFEEKHQEVIETLTRGIVNKILHDPMVQLRAQQDIEARRVCLQSLQMLFNLETEEAV
- a CDS encoding PsbP, coding for MVHRQWKKAIASALIVIICLFTTACGGIGSLQGYNNGTYGYQFLYPNGWIPVNVGNSDSGVDVVFRDLVEYSENLSVIISDVPADKKLADLGTPTDVGYRFMQEASQNSDRQPELIRAESRTELDQTYYTLEYRVALPDGQMRHDLATVAVKLGKLYTFNLSTRENRWPQVEKLFNGMAKSFKV
- the maf gene encoding septum formation protein Maf yields the protein MEFVLASASPARRRLLQSIGINPIVHVSNFDESQIDHADPAHLVEALAEAKAQTVAKHRRDAVILGCDSVLHVRGEILGKPDSPAEAIARWQAMRGHYGLLYTGHALVDQTQGQSIIRHGVTKVHFAAIDDATITAYVNSGEPLQCAGCFALEGKGGLFIEKIEGCHSNVIGLSLPLLRQMLAHLGYGVAQLWP